CGGCTGTGATCAGGGCCCCGTCAACGGGGGCCTGACTCTCAGGTCTTCGTGATGATTGGCGGGGGGCAGACGGGGGCAGATAGTAGGCCTCGGGGCTGTCGGCAGCCGGCTGCGTGTCCTCCTCAGCCTCTCGCCGCTTGTTTCGCTGGGCCTTCTTCTTGAGCTTCTTGCTCTGGTTCCCATCCGGCGGCGAGGGCACGAACATCGGCTCGAAGCTGTCGAGGGGGGCGTATTCCCTGCTGTCGAGGATCGCGTCGTCCGACTCGTCGACGTTCAGGCGACGGTCCTCGGCGTAGTCGGTGACTTCTGTGACCCTGAGGATGGGCTTGAAGCCACCCTCGACGACGACTGACTCCGGCTTGAACCCGGTGTTCTTGGCGCGTTGGGCGACACCCTCGACCTGGGACATCTTCGCCTCGATGGTGTTCTGGTTGAAATCGGTTTTCGTTAGCTTTGTTATCTGCGCGTTGAACCGGGGTTCGTTCGTCGCTGATGCAGGGAGGCTGTGATGGGAtggggatgatgatgatgatggctGGGTTGGACGGTAAATGGATTTCTTCCTATCCTGCAGGATCAAGTGTTGGGATGCTCTTTGCTGCGACAGCGATACTGGGTTAGGGATCAGGGAGTGCGAAGGCCTGCGCGACTGCACCGGCCTCCGCTGCACAACCACTAGCTGAGGCTCGGCGTGCACCGATGCGGATGGTCTTGAGAAGGTCGGCACCCCCTGGGCGTAAGCCAGTTTCATTACCCCGAAGTTGGTCATTACTGGGCCCCGGTTTCGCTTCGCGACATCTGCAATtagtttttgtttcaaattagGATCCCGCTCACGTTCGCGTTCCCTCACTTCGTATCTCCCGTTCATCATCGCGACCTGCTTCATCGGTCCCTGATAGCCTTGATCAGCCTtcaagttgttgttgttgttgttattcgCGCCAAGCGTGTGTTTATATCCGTTCTTGTTCATGTTATAATGCAAGCCTGATGCGGATGGGCTGACCTGTTTTAACTGATGCAGCTGATGATGGTTATGACTGAAATGATGATTGTGATGGTGGTGATGATGGTCCTCGAATGATTGCAGTAAGCTTTCGTACGGTATTTGGAACGTGGGATTCCTGCTCTTAAGCCTTATTAATTGAGTGCTAGTAAACGATGATTGATCGTCGTCTTTTACAACGGGGAGGTTGTTAGCGATGATTGATGGATTACGAATGTATTCCCGATGTTCCTGGAAGAATTCTGGCCTTGGCGTTACCTTGCTCGATACACGAATGCTCTCCCCTCCGACGAGCTGGTCCGTTTCTCCGGCGTTCAACTGCCTTCCCGGTAACTCAGCGTAGACCTCGCGCACTTCGCTTGCCGATCCCTGAATACCACCTTCGTCACATTCGTCGTGGACGTTGATCTTCCATCCAAGATGACGGTGAGTGAAGCACTGAAAAAAGATCATTGCAACCATACAGACACCTTTCGCGCCACTTCTCCTAGTGGAGAACAACACTGTTGGGTTCGTCTTTTACAACTCACCTGATAGTAGACAGTATCCGGAGTGTCAGCGTCTGGAGTCCATTCGACGATTCCCGGTTCTCCATGATCGCACTCCAGTGTCAGAGTGCGCTGATAGGCACCGAACGACGAAAACTCGTCGGCGAGAGGCTGCGACTGGTCAGGAACCCAGTTGCAGAGTCGACCGACTCCGGTGAGCTTCATGGTACCGCGGATGCGTTTAACTCCAGCGAATATTCTCACATTCTAGGAAGTATACGGAGATAGTGTGTAAGACTCATCGGTTATGACGCACAAACCATTCAAGGACCAAATCGCGATTCGCACCCACCTCCTTTTCCTCCGGTGTTTTGTGCTGATAACCGCCGATGGGGTCGTCCGTTATGTAGAATGGATGATAGCGGGCCGGTACTTCCGGGTCCGAACCACCCTCGACGACGAAGGTGTACTTCTTGCCTCTGACCACGTTGATCTCGGGGATAAGCAGCCCGTTTATGTACCAGGATATCCCCCAGCCAACGTGTCCTGAAATATAACACAGAACCGCAAGTTCGAGCCACTCTCGCtggagataaaaatatttgaaaaaccgTCAAGTCGATTTCACCTGTGATCGCGGGGTATCCGTGCTTTCCTCCGGTCGGTCCCATCTGGGCGTAAAAAACTCCGTCAGCAGGTTCGCTGCAATGGATCGGTGGTATTTCCCACGGGTCGTTCTTCGGCGCTGCTGCTGGTGGCGGTGGAACGCGCTGCGGTCTTCTGGTCGTCACTTCCGTCTGGGGATGAAAGAGTTTCGTTAGTTCTATCGACCGGTttctatataaaaaaaagcggTACCTGCAGACTCGTGGAGTCCTTGTCCTTGTCCGTGAGGGCCGGATGACGATCCTGCTCCTGGTTATCTGGCATCGGGCAATTCCACCGGGGTGGTCTGCCGAATTCAATCAATTGATCCTTCTTCAGATAGTTGCTGTGAAAGCTGACCTCTTTCCTCTCGTTCAGGGGCCCGATAGCCCAGATAATCGCTTGGCTCCCGTTCGTCGTTATTGGCACGTCAAGTTCGTCACTGGCCTTGAGCGGACGCTGGTAAGTCACGATACTGTAGCCGTTCACCATCGCCGCGTTCAATAAACGCACCGAGTTTGAGTTGTCCTAGGCATAAAAGGTGGAAGATCATTTTCGCGCTCCCTTCAAAggataatatataaaaaattcaacatcagTTTGTTGTCTATTTGTTGTCACTTTATCAGTCGGAGTCACAAAAATTGTTCCACAGTAGTCcatgtcgaaaaattttctacacaaCGCGTTGTTTACAGTGAGAGAAGGAGGAAGGAGGTACCTGGATCCTGGTGTCCGGACAGCTGCCTCGCTGGCCCGAACACTGCGATTTCGCGTCCAAAAAGTAGTCGACGGCATAACCCTGGAGGGTTTCCTTGTCCACCCATGCGACCACCACATCTCCACCGACCATGATGCTCTTCTTGGGGTCCGGAGACAGGCCGAAGGACATGTACTGTCCGGCGTCTGAGGACAGGAATCAATAAGAAATCAATAAAGCAGAGGGCTTCAGGCATTATTAATTCTCTAAAGAGATATTTTCGACAAGAGTTGCGGCCCTGGTTCGATACTCGTTGCTAACGCGGTTTGCCTTTCTCTTGACATTTTGAAATCTCAATTATATTCCATCAATGGCATCGTTAGCCGACGGGCATATTCTGACTTATTATACAGTGTGTGTATCTAAGTGTGAGTTTGAACATGCTTGAGTATAGTTATGATTGTAAAAGTGAAATTATATGACGGGATATACGATGTAaaaaggtataataatatccgGGTAAAATTGGTGTTGACATAGAAGTTTTTCAAGACTCTTACCGAGTTTTGCGACGAGCTGAACGACGACACTGTCACCAGCAACAGCCCAACGGACTTCGAAGGCGAGATCGTCTTGGAGAACTTCGCAGTTTAATTTCGACTGAAAACCGAAACGATAATTTAATCACGTTGTTGTAATTTCTATCCTCTCTTAGTTTCCGGgaagagaaaatatatatatatatatatatatatatatatatatatatatatatataaatcgaAGCGCATAAGCTAtagtttttattaaaaaatatatttattataaaaatacttGAAAGTATACGCATCatgtacaaaaaaagaaggtaAATAAGAAAGTATAAAATTGTGATATTCGAATAAAGACgtgaagtataaaaaatacatattttcctaaatgtataatacgttatcactattattattatcattattattactatgaTACTTTTTTAAACTGGCTCGTTACTGAGGAGTGACTGATATGTGACGTATTAAACAGGTATATCGTACTCACGTTGCGGTTTGCAAAAATCCTTATAAGTTTataacgataaattttcatccgttACTTGCACACGACATAtagtttatatttatatatgtataggtatttatgtaataaaaaagaagatcTGTTTATAATGTATCACAGTTCAGAAGGTGGtgtatatacaggtatatacaatataaatgTTGGTAAATAGTGGTGAAGGTATAAATTTTCCACTAATCgtatagattgaaaaattgcaagagAAATGAGTATTCGTAAAGCGAAAAATCGCAAACGCGCAATTACATTAAAATGCTGCTGCAACATAATGCACGAGTTTCGACGATGCTACGGAGATATGAAGGTATATGAATAGCGTGtaacgtatatgtatatataatagtaGAATCATGCGGCCTATAATTTcgcaatgaattatttcgttgGTTAATTCCAAGCAATGCAACCTCTAAACAATTCTCACCCGATAAATAtgcaatatttaataatatatagtgtaaaaaaacaaatcacgCTTATGTATAATACTTATAAGCTGCGCCCAGCTACCGgtagatttatttatttatttattcatatcaTAATATTTAGTCCTATTTCACGCGGTAgaatgttaaataaataaaacggtATTTCAATTCgtggaaaaaatatcactCGCCGAGCGTTCGACTAATGGCAAGCAAGCCACGTGGAAGAAGAGaattggaaaaacaaaagtacAAAGTAAGTGGATAAATGGGAGAAAGGGTCAGGAATAAAAGATGTAAGGAACCAGACAGAACGCGATGGAGATAGAATTTTTTCGGTTGAAAAAACTCGGGAACTTTTCGTCCAAATTTCACCCGTCGCGAACCGGTAATTTTGTGCTCGTTATCTTTTCCGTCGGTTGAGATTATTCTTAAATTACAACAGCTTTTCCTATTTCACTGGTAGTTACTGGGTGGACGTTAAATCGAAGCGCGTTTTTTCACGGGATCCAGAAATGGGCAATGAACAAAATTATCAATATCGTCAAAACAATTGCTCAGCTGAGaagttttgattaaaaattggaTATTCTACTTATATTATCAGACTGACGAAGAAAAGATCTATTCAGTATCCATTTTTCGACACGATAGTCAAGTTACCGTACAGAGAGTATTACAGGTGATTGGATACGTTAAAAAGTCATTTGGACTAACTCGAAGCTTTGCGAGTTCATTCGAATTGTTCGCGAGACGTCAGTGTCAGTTTCAAACGGCAAGAAGtgatgtgaaaattaattttcaaccgtAGGAAGTAACTCGAAAACGAGATTTTGTCATCACGGGGAAGAAAAACCATCCAAAAATGATTACAAGActcaaaaataagaaaataaaaacataataatacaccaaacgacaaagtttcgaaacgATTATTATCGAAGGTCGTCGCGTCCTCGAGGTTCGATTTGCGGGTTCGATTCGAACGATGATCAAGGAAGTTTTTCCAAGAATCGCCCTAGTACTGAACGTAAGAGTTGACACTCTGGTCTCCAGGATACCGTAGGAACCTCGCGTACGATCCTTGCTGCTGGTTCTGGTATCGGTGTTGATCACCGAAATTTCTGAACCGATTGTCATGCTGAGGCTGAGAATATTCGAGCTGATGGTGAGAGGGGGGCTGGGAAAACTGTTGCGAATAAGGGTTGAACGCTGGCTGGACGTTGGCGAGATGCTGGAGGCGCGAAAGCGACTGTTGAATGTCGTTTTGGCTTCCGTGTCCGAGGAGGAACTCGCGTCTGGCGATCGGGAGGGAGTGAGGAGCCTGCTGGATGGGCTCCTGGAGGTGGAGGCTTTTCGGAATCCGGTAGTCGACCGACTGGAGCAGCTGGACCTGGTCATTGCGCCTCAGGGTCGGCCGGTAGGTGGTGACGCGTTGGTCCTGGCTGGAGGACGAGGACAGGATCGAGGGAAAGGCCGCCGGGGTCGAGGGCTCTTTCGCTAACCCCAACTGTCCCTGTCCTCCGCGCATATTCTGCAACACAAGGACAGAGACAGTGGTTATTTTGTGATTTCAACACCTGCTTCCGCAATAGTTCGAAAGCTTTGCTTTCCGCTCGCGTGGAAAGCCGTGGTTCGATTCCAAGTGCAAACGCCTggacgacgcgacgcgacgcttCGAATTCACTGCCGAGAGCTTGCAAATATTGACCATCGCTTGGTTGACGGGCGTTTCAACGCACGCGGACGGCGAGTGTGTCACTGGCGTACAAAACTTGCGTTACCTTCGGTTTGGATTCGGAGCGATAAAAGGGTAGTGAAATTTGGGCTTCAGGGGTTCGATTCTGACTTCTGCGGACAGCAGTTATACCTCGACACTCAAGCTCGTCTTACGATATATCAGCAAAGCTCGACTTCGTTCCGTCACTTGGGTGGACAGTGCAACAGTCTGCACTTGACAACGACAGAGTCACCTGAATTCAGGTTAATGAACTGTCCACTGTCCACTGTCCGTGACCATACGCGAGCTCGGTCAAGCGGAAAGGGGTTCAATCAAGGCCATTGAGGTCCGGGAGTCAAGTTCCAACACTAACCGGACCTTGATCTTCGAACTCATTTCACAAGACTTGGAGGACCCTTcggtgtttcttttttttccagaatAAAACAACCCGggagtgattttgaaatcgtCTGTACCTGATACCTCCGGTCAAGCACGTgacaaaaagtgaaagaagaaaGGCGCCTCCCGCTGCCAACCAGAGCGTGGTCGATGTTGCAAGAGATAGACAGAATGACAGAGGAAAGGGGAAAGCCTGACGACGGATTGACCGCGGCTAATCGTGAAATTGGAGTAGCCACTCACCTGGGGAGAAACGCCGAGCATCTTTAGAGACGGGGGAACGTTCAGGCTCTGGGGTATCTTGACGTGTCCAAAGTCGACGGTGAAGGCCTCGCACCAAACACCGAAGTGTCCGAGCTCGTGGACCGTCAGGTCACCAGGCAGGGTGAGGACGATGGTCTTGTGGTCGTACTTACGGAGCGGATTCTCCTTTCCGTTTTCGTCAGGAATCCGGATGCCTTGGGGCGTCGGATTCGGTCCTGGTCCAGCCCAGAATTTCGCATCTGAAACAGAGTTCGAAGTGACGGTTAAGTTCCCCGTTTTCCTCGCGGAAACGAGCCCGGAGAAAAGAGAACACTAAGACATGGTGTCCAGTAAAGAGTATGTAACAAATTCAAGGACAATTCAAGGACATTCTCAAGTTATTCAAGAACAtcaagttgaatattttcaggaCACAAGAAAAATTCGAGGATAGTTTCCAGGACTTTCGAAGGACAAAcaaaattcaaggacatttccaGGACCACCGGACACCATGTAAAAGTAACACTCGGACTACCCCTTTGCAACACGATGATCATTCCGATTCTACAGAATTTTCTAAACAGTGTAATACGATTGATCCTCGTACTGAAACAGCGAATCGTTCTGTTAATGTACCATTTGTGAATATACCCCCAGTAGCGTTGCCTTGGGTTGGAATAATTTGAGAAGACTGCGGGAAATGTTTCAACAAAGTCAATACAGAATTTTTCCTAACAGGGACTTTTGCCACCTGACAACAGACTCATGCAAGATTTTGAGCAATGCAAATTCTGATATCAGACCTACGGTCAAATGTGGAAGTGGACGGGTCGTGTCTCAAGCTGGAGTCTGCGGGCAGACTTACCTTGGAACGCTACTAGGAGTGGTACCCTTTTATCGACGAAGCCACCTCGGCTCCTGAATTTTGTAATGACTCACCTGGCGCTTCTCCGTCGTAGCTAAATCCGGGTATAAGAAGAGTCTGAGCGTCGACGATGACAACCGGTTCCGAACTTACTCCGTGGATGCCGTTTAGGGTTCCAAGCTTCTTGGGTCGCGGATACTCGAACCCTCGCGGTATCCTGACGTCGCCGAAGTTTACCTTGAGAATCGAAATAGCAGGAAGGAATTAGATGAGCTTTCTTCTCGGTGGGCAGGGAAATTGCCGGGAATCGCACTTTTCCCTCTTAGAGAGCTCGCAGCTCGATCGATGCCTGGTCTCATTTCTGCGGCCAGCCTTGGCGACCGTTCGAGCGTTTCTTCACGCCGcggtaatttttcaatataaggGCAGTGTGCGGGGGGAAGGAAGGGGGAGACAGACTAAGGCCGAAGGCCACACCGACGGCCGTTATGAAAGGTGGGTACTCACTGAAAAATCGTCGCACCATATCGCGAACCATCTTATATTGTTCAGGGTCTTTCCCTCGGGCAGTGTCAGAGTGATGTCCTCCTTTCTGTACCTCCTCAGAAGGTCGTACCTGTAATTTGTTCGAACACAAAACCGAGTCATGAATGGTACTGATGACGACGCGATGAGTAAACGAGGACGTTTAACGATCCGATTTGTCGGTGCAGAGGATTCGAAGGTTGGAAATTAATTGGGAGGTTGATgttggtaacgttactgtaacgatccgtgtttaggaaaaatcattGCTTGACCCTTTTGACGGGCACATtgttttttactgaaaaaatttccgacaGTCATACGTGGTCCATAAGTTTTCGGGGTAGCTGATTACGATTCTGAAGTCGGAAttacgaaattcaaaattgcggtaattttccaaaattttttgggATAAAACTAACGAACGGAAAATTctgacaaaaatatatatattataaaactgTGTGTGGAGAATATgtagaagataaaaaaaaaattttaagtttcagctgtcTACGTTACAaaaactcgattatttttgttgaaaaaaatgtgttttttcACGTTTACTGCTTATAATAAACACACAAATAAccaaattattgcaattttgAAAGAAGTTTTGATGACTTAGGCATCCAAGAgtctaaaaagaaaaaata
The Neodiprion lecontei isolate iyNeoLeco1 chromosome 3, iyNeoLeco1.1, whole genome shotgun sequence DNA segment above includes these coding regions:
- the LOC107222271 gene encoding protein Skeletor, isoforms B/C isoform X1, which codes for MWINDASYRLSSSLLPSLEARGEALILRRRIVVGPAKLGGQLAATFQASNQVACTMARPAQPLASCFSASSSRRPILSFAAIGILLASCLQSCSAASYGKPLGKLSQLHHGVSGEVFAVDGRTLYIKDLTYDGEGPAAYFYAGNSKTPIDNGFRVPDERGTYDLLRRYRKEDITLTLPEGKTLNNIRWFAIWCDDFSVNFGDVRIPRGFEYPRPKKLGTLNGIHGVSSEPVVIVDAQTLLIPGFSYDGEAPDAKFWAGPGPNPTPQGIRIPDENGKENPLRKYDHKTIVLTLPGDLTVHELGHFGVWCEAFTVDFGHVKIPQSLNVPPSLKMLGVSPQSKLNCEVLQDDLAFEVRWAVAGDSVVVQLVAKLDAGQYMSFGLSPDPKKSIMVGGDVVVAWVDKETLQGYAVDYFLDAKSQCSGQRGSCPDTRIQDNSNSVRLLNAAMVNGYSIVTYQRPLKASDELDVPITTNGSQAIIWAIGPLNERKEVSFHSNYLKKDQLIEFGRPPRWNCPMPDNQEQDRHPALTDKDKDSTSLQTEVTTRRPQRVPPPPAAAPKNDPWEIPPIHCSEPADGVFYAQMGPTGGKHGYPAITGHVGWGISWYINGLLIPEINVVRGKKYTFVVEGGSDPEVPARYHPFYITDDPIGGYQHKTPEEKENVRIFAGVKRIRGTMKLTGVGRLCNWVPDQSQPLADEFSSFGAYQRTLTLECDHGEPGIVEWTPDADTPDTVYYQCFTHRHLGWKINVHDECDEGGIQGSASEVREVYAELPGRQLNAGETDQLVGGESIRVSSKNTIEAKMSQVEGVAQRAKNTGFKPESVVVEGGFKPILRVTEVTDYAEDRRLNVDESDDAILDSREYAPLDSFEPMFVPSPPDGNQSKKLKKKAQRNKRREAEEDTQPAADSPEAYYLPPSAPRQSSRRPESQAPVDGALITADGTQVLDANLARSIPKVNERPGRVRLSSDVLSKTPQYGSFRGELPPPIPGNFRPDAIPQLQNTDRAGRKNPGNGNTRLTLVQRSKRAPHHVPGHNEDDDTQNMNSSLVTNAEVTPTNQQYHDHSQLDDQHDHHNHYHNHTDSMDHADHDHAREPSPSAGELVMANIEYIVLTVVLYFVI
- the LOC107222271 gene encoding protein Skeletor, isoforms B/C isoform X2; this translates as MWINDASYRLSSSLLPSLEARGEALILRRRIVVGPAKLGGQLAATFQASNQVACTMARPAQPLASCFSASSSRRPILSFAAIGILLASCLQSCSAASYGKPLGKLSQLHHGVSGEVFAVDGRTLYIKDLTYDGEGPAAYFYAGNSKTPIDNGFRVPDERGTYDLLRRYRKEDITLTLPEGKTLNNIRWFAIWCDDFSVNFGDVRIPRGFEYPRPKKLGTLNGIHGVSSEPVVIVDAQTLLIPGFSYDGEAPDAKFWAGPGPNPTPQGIRIPDENGKENPLRKYDHKTIVLTLPGDLTVHELGHFGVWCEAFTVDFGHVKIPQSLNVPPSLKMLGVSPQNMRGGQGQLGLAKEPSTPAAFPSILSSSSSQDQRVTTYRPTLRRNDQVQLLQSVDYRIPKSLHLQEPIQQAPHSLPIARREFLLGHGSQNDIQQSLSRLQHLANVQPAFNPYSQQFSQPPSHHQLEYSQPQHDNRFRNFGDQHRYQNQQQGSYARFLRYPGDQSVNSYVQY